Proteins encoded by one window of Fusarium graminearum PH-1 chromosome 1, whole genome shotgun sequence:
- a CDS encoding inositol oxygenase 4, with protein MAPGAVIDDFSSHDGQALEVLSDKIDDVNVIKYDESSKFDKEKDKNTFRQYADATDRVKNFYREQHHKQTVAYNLAARNRFYNASRPRPEMTIWEAMEKLNTLVDESDPDTSLSQIQHLLQSAEAIRRDGKPRWMQLTGLIHDLGKLMLFFPELETQGQWDVVGDTFPVGCAFSDKIIYPESFTEGNPDAVNPDFNTKFGIYSANCGLDNVMLSWGHDEYLYHVVKDQSTLPDEALAMIRYHSFYPWHREGAYQHLMCDKDWEMLKAVNAFNPYDLYSKSDGVPDAEKLKPYYMDLIAEYFPNPVIKW; from the coding sequence atggctcccGGTGCCGTCATTGACGACTTctccagccatgatggccaGGCTCTCGAGGTTCTCTCCGATAAGATCGACGATGTCAACGTGATCAAGTACGATGAATCCTCCAAGttcgacaaggagaaggacaagaacaccTTCCGCCAATACGCCGATGCTACCGACCGCGTCAAGAACTTCTACCGCGAACAGCACCACAAGCAAACTGTTGCTTACAACCTTGCTGCCCGCAACCGCTTCTACAACGCCTCTCGCCCTCGCCCTGAGATGACCATCTGGGAGGCTatggagaagctcaacacTCTCGTTGACGAGTCCGACCCTGACACCTCCCTCTCCCAGAtccagcatcttctccagtCTGCTGAGGCTATTCGCCGCGATGGCAAGCCTCGATGGATGCAGCTCACTGGCCTCAtccatgaccttggcaaGCTGATGCTTTTCTTTCCCGAGCTCGAGACTCAGGGACAGTGGGACGTTGTTGGCGACACTTTCCCCGTTGGTTGTGCTTTctctgacaagatcatctaCCCTGAGAGCTTTACCGAGGGAAACCCTGATGCTGTCAACCccgacttcaacaccaagttcGGCATCTACTCTGCCAACTGTGGTCTTGATAACGTCATGCTCTCTTGGGGACACGACGAGTACCTCTACCACGTCGTCAAGGACCAGTCCACCCTCCCCGATGAGGCCCTTGCCATGATCCGCTACCACTCATTCTACCCGTGGCACCGAGAGGGTGCGTACCAGCACCTCATGTGCGACAAGGACTGGgagatgctcaaggctgTTAACGCCTTCAACCCCTATGACTTGTACTCCAAGAGCGACGGCGTCCCTGAcgccgagaagctcaagccttACTACATGGATCTCATTGCCGAGTACTTCCCCAACCCTGTTATCAAGTGGTAA
- a CDS encoding ATP-dependent RNA helicase DBP9 yields MSASTKRKRDQAEESVPAENPASTDVEKAIKPAQKQEEETSFVDLGLDPRLLQAIAQQKFAKPTLVQRKAIPLALNGQDVLAKADCGSGKTAAYVLPLLSSILKRKATDSTAFTTALILVPTRELADQVSKAIEQFASFCAKDISTAKLTDKVSSKVQRALLSNSPDIVISTPSTAWQNVNSSALSIDKLTHLILDEADLVLSYGYSEDLENLSRSVPKGVQVMMMSATLSDEVDTLKGIFRRDPTLLDLKEKEAEGEGITQFVAKCGEDEKFLLAYVIFKLKLIKGKCIIFVSDIDRCYRLKLFFEQFGIRSCILNSELPLNSRVHVVEEFNRHVYDIIIAADEKNEMLGDDEEPAETAEAQDDAKKSNEGDDAETEAKRPKKKAKKSKGGDKEYGVSRGVDFKKVSAVINFDLPTTASAYTHRIGRTARAGQTGMALSFVVPKDLYRKHMPTSTPACENDEKIMARIIRQQAKRDKEVKPYNFNMKQVDPFRYRMNDALRAVTKVAIREARTRELRQELLKSEKLKRYFEENPTELSHLRHDGELRTARQQAHLKHIPEYLMPKDGKQALTEDVGFVAMRKDKKGKGKKGRGFKVGSRKRDPLKTFKARRKTK; encoded by the exons ATGAGCGCCTCCACTAAGAGAAAACGCGACCAAGCTGAGGAGTCGGTCCCTGCCGAAAACCCTGCGAGCACCGATGTGGAAAAGGCCATAAAGCCTGCgcaaaaacaagaagaggagactTCCTTCGTcgatctcggccttgatcCTAGACTACTACAGGCTATCGCTCAGCAAAAGTTTGCAAAGCCTACTCTTGTGCAGCGCAAGGCGATCCCTCTCGCTCTCAACGGACAGGATGTTCTCGCCAAGGCAGACTGTGGTTCCGGAAAGACCGCCGCATATGTTCTTCCTCTGTTGTCTAGCATTCTGAAGCGCAAAGCT ACTGACTCTACTGCCTTCACGACCGCTCTTATCCTCGTCCCGACCCGCGAGCTTGCAGACCAGGTCTCCAAGGCGATCGAACAATTTGCTTCGTTCTGCGCCAAGGATATCAGCACCGCAAAGTTAACCGACAAGGTCTCCAGCAAAGTCCAGCGCGcccttctctccaactcTCCCGATATCGtcatctcaactccatcGACTGCCTGGCAAAACGTCAACTCATCCGCACTTTCAATTGACAAGCTCACACATCTTATCCTGGACGAGGCGGACCTTGTCCTTTCTTACGGTTATAGCGAGGATCTGGAAAACCTGTCACGATCAGTTCCCAAGGGTGTGCAGGTTATGATGATGAGCGCTACCCTTTCCGATGAGGTTGACACACTCAAGGGAATCTTCCGACGTGACCCTACCTTGTTGgatctgaaggagaaggaggctgaagGCGAGGGTATTACTCAGTTTGTCGCCAA GTGTGGCGAAGACGAGAAGTTCCTGCTTGCCtatgtcatcttcaagctgaAGTTGATCAAAGGCAAGTGCATCATCTTTGTGAGCGATATCGATCGATGTTACCGTCTtaagctcttcttcgagcAGTTTGGTATTCGAAGCTGTATTTTGAACTCAGAGCTGCCCCTGAACTCACGAGTTCATGTCGTTGAAGAGTTCAACCGACATGTTTACGACATTATTATTGCtgccgacgagaagaacgagatGCTCGGAGACGACGAGGAGCCTGCTGAAACTGCCGAAGCCCaggacgatgccaagaagagTAACGAAGGCGACGACGCGGAGACTGAAGCAAAGcgaccaaagaagaaggccaagaagtccaagggcGGCGATAAGGAGTATGGAGTATCAAGAG GTGTTGATTTCAAGAAGGTATCCGCAGTCATCAATTTCGATCTTCCCACTACAGCATCAGCATACACACACAGAATAGGACGTACAGCCCGAGCTGGCCAGACTGGTATGGCTCTGTCATTTGTGGTGCCTAAGGACTTGTACCGAAAACACATGCCCACATCTACTCCGGCTTGCGAGAACGACGAGAAGATTATGGCCAGGATCATTAGACAGCAAGCCAAGCGCGACAAGGAGGTGAAGCCATACAACTTCAACATGAAGCAAGTGGACCCGTTCCGATACCGTATGAACGATGCTCTTCGTGCCGTTACCAAGGTTGCCATCCGAGAAGCCCGAACACGAGAGCTGCGACAAGAGCTTCTAAAGAGTGAGAAGCTTAAGCG ATACTTTGAGGAAAACCCAACTGAACTTTCTCACCTCCGTCACGACGGTGAACTTCGAACTGCCAGACAACAGGCTCACTTGAAACACATTCCCGAGTACCTCATGCCTAAGGACGGCAAGCAGGCTCTGACAGAAGACGTTGGTTTCGTGGCCATgcgaaaagacaaaaagggCAAGGGTAAAAAGGGTCGGGGATTCAAGGTCGGCTCAAGGAAGCGAGACCCCCTCAAGACGTTTAAGGCGAGGCGCAAGACAAAATAG